A region from the Malus domestica chromosome 07, GDT2T_hap1 genome encodes:
- the LOC103438629 gene encoding protein NCA1 has product MMTPVCPFAKAGRPSEPSKKETSADTATIPPKCPLGYDSQTFKLGPLSCMICHALMFDSAKCVPCSHSFCQACISRFKDCPLCGADIEKIEADSNLQGLVDRFIEGHARIKRSHNAEDNQDSTNDSNKNEDKNNKRVIYEDVSLERGAFLVQQAMRAFRAQNIESAKSRLSLCAEDIRGQLETMGNTSELCSQLGAVLGMLGDCCRATGDAGSAVSYFEESVEFLSKLPRNDREIMHTLSISLNKIGDLKYYDGDLKSARSYYFQSLNVRRDAVKHDPNVPSQILDLAVSFAKVADVDRNLGDEDVAVDEFEEGIKLLESLTLKSEESALEQRRLSVMEFLKSQIAEKQTSDVGSAPEERTAEI; this is encoded by the exons atgatgacgCCAGTGTGCCCATTCGCGAAAGCCGGTCGGCCATCAGAGCCAAGCAAGAAAGAGACCTCAGCTGACACCGCTACAATTCCCCCAAAATGCCCCTTGGGTTACGATTCTCAGACCTTCAAGCTTGGCCCTCTCAGCTGTATGATTTGCCACGCCCTTATGTTCGACTCTGCCAAATGCGTCCCTTGTTCTCACTCCTTCTGCCA AGCTTGTATATCAAGGTTCAAGGATTGTCCTTTGTGTGGAGCTGACATTGAGAAGATTGAAGCCGACTCGAATCTTCAGGGTTTGGTGGATCGCTTCATTGAAGGCCATGCCCGAATCAAGAGGTCTCATAATGCAGAGGATAATCAGGATTCAACAAATGACAGTAACAAGAATGAGGATAAGAATAACAAGAGAGTTATATACGAAGACGTGTCTTTGGAGAGAGGGGCTTTCTTGGTGCAACAGGCCATGAGG GCATTCCGAGCCCAGAATATAGAAAGTGCCAAATCTAGACTTAGTCTTTGTGCAGAAGACATCAGAGGTCAGTTAGAAACGATGGGTAACACATCAGAGTTGTGTTCTCAGCTTGGAGCGGTTCTCGGGATGCTTGGCGACTGCTG tcgGGCTACAGGAGATGCTGGTTCTGCAGTCAGTTACTTTGAAGAGAGTGTTGAGTTTCTTTCAAAACTGCCAAGAAATGATCGGGAG atAATGCATACACTCTCTATTTCACTTAATAAAATTGGAGATCTCAAATATTATGACGGAGACCTCAAATCTGCACGATCTTACTACTTCCAGTCGTTGAATGTTCGACGTGATGCTGTCAAGCATGATCCAAATGTTCCATCCCAG ATTCTGGATCTAGCCGTTTCATTTGCAAAAGTTGCAGACGTTGACAGGAATCTAGGGGACGAGGATGTGGCAGTTGATGAATTTGAAGAAGGCATAAAATTGTTGGAATCTTTGACATTAAAATCCGAAGAGAGTGCCCTTGAGCAACGG CGGCTTTCAGTGATGGAGTTCCTTAAAAGTCAAATTGCGGAGAAGCAAACATCTGACGTCGGTTCTGCCCCTGAAGAAAGAACCGCAGAGATCTAG
- the LOC103438630 gene encoding CO(2)-response secreted protease-like, giving the protein MANALILLLLPFLSLPCFLLSLSGATTTSTQIPKHHVVYMGSSFSNGNGRDNGADESAYLQMLSSIIPSHEIERISVIHKYNHAFRGFSAMLTETEASTLSGNDGIVSIFPDSILQLHTTRSWDFLDPKSVRAWKNEYLRPSSDVIIGMIDTGIWPESPSFSDKGISAVPSRWKGVCMEGSDFKKSNCNRKLIGARYYNVSLTTNGNQSHLASTNGSPRDSFGHGTHTTSIAAGVQVPNASYYGLAQGIARGGSPSARIACYKACSDVGCSGATILKAIDDAVRDGVDVISISIGMSSLFQPDYLNDPIAIGAFHAEQMGVMVICSAGNDGPDPYTIVNTAPWIFTVAASNIDRDFQSNIVLGNGRTFTGSAINFSNLTHSKTYPLVFGKDAAGIYTPVSEARNCYPGSLDQKKVVGKIVVCVDDDPAVSRRIKKLVVADTKAKGLILIDEAEKGVPFDSGIFPFTEVGNTAGFQILEYINSTKNPTATILPTVVVPQYRPAPAVAFFSSRGPAELTENILKPDIMAPGVAILAAIAPRNEKGTVPNGKKPSKFSIKSGTSMACPHVTGAAAFIKSVHHRWTTSMIKSALMTTATVYNNMKKPLTNSSNHFANPHEVGVGEINPLKALNPGLVFETTTENYLEFLCYYGYPEKNIRFMSNTKFNCPKISTEELISNINYPSISISKLSWRQPAKAIERTVTNVGARNSTYIAKVQAPVGLKVKVLPEKLVFSEGVRRVSFQVSFYGKKATSGYNFGSIIWFDGQHSVRTVFSVNVE; this is encoded by the exons ATGGCTAATGCCTTAATTCTACTCctcctcccttttctctctctaccttgcttcctcctctctctctctggcgcCACTACTACTTCAACTCAGATTCCCAAG CATCATGTCGTCTATATGGGAAGTTCATTCTCAAATGGAAATGGAAGAGATAATGGAGCTGATGAATCAGCTTACTTGCAAATGTTGTCATCCATTATTCCAAG CCATGAGATTGAGAGAATTTCTGTAATACACAAGTATAATCATGCTTTTAGAGGATTCTCTGCCATGCTTACAGAAACTGAAGCTTCCACTTTATCAG GCAATGATGGTATTGTTTCCATCTTCCCCGACTCAATACTCCAACTACATACAACACGTTCTTGGGATTTCTTGGATCCGAAATCTGTCAGGGCATGGAAGAATGAGTATCTGCGACCATCAAGTGATGTTATAATTGGGATGATAGACACAG GTATATGGCCTGAGTCTCCGAGTTTCAGTGACAAGGGAATCAGTGCAGTTCCTTCAAGATGGAAAGGAGTCTGTATGGAAGGCTCTGACTTTAAGAAATCTAATTGTAATAG AAAGTTGATAGGTGCAAGATACTATAATGTTTCGCTGACAACAAACGGTAACCAGAGCCATTTAGCCAGTACAAATGGCTCACCAAGAGATTCTTTTGGCCATGGAACTCACACTACATCCATAGCAGCCGGTGTGCAAGTTCCCAATGCAAGTTATTATGGCTTAGCACAAGGTATAGCAAGGGGAGGCTCACCGTCAGCTAGGATTGCGTGTTACAAGGCATGCTCGGATGTTGGTTGCTCTGGTGCCACCATATTGAAGGCTATTGATGATGCAGTTAGAGATGGAGTAGACGTAATATCTATTTCCATTGGGATGAGCTCACTGTTTCAGCCTGACTACTTAAATGACCCCATAGCCATCGGAGCATTTCATGCTGAGCAAATGGGAGTGATGGTAATTTGCTCTGCAGGAAATGATGGTCCTGATCCTTACACAATTGTAAACACAGCACCGTGGATCTTCACCGTTGCAGCTTCTAACATTGATAGGGATTTCCAATCTAATATCGTTCTTGGAAATGGAAGAACATTCACA GGTTCAGCCATCAATTTCTCCAATCTCACTCACTCGAAGACATATCCTCTTGTATTTGGAAAAGATGCCGCTGGCATTTACACGCCTGTATCAGAAGCAAG AAATTGCTATCCAGGATCATTGGATCAAAAGAAAGTTGTTGGCAAAATAGTTGTTTGTGTTGATGATGACCCGGCTGTTTCACGGAGAATCAAGAAATTAGTTGTTGCTGATACTAAAGCCAAAGGGTTGATTTTGATTGATGAAGCTGAGAAAGGTGTACCTTTCGATTCGGGCATTTTCCCATTTACAGAAGTTGGCAATACTGCAGGGTTTCAGATTCTCGAGTACATAAATTCTACCAA AAACCCAACAGCAACGATTCTTCCAACAGTTGTAGTTCCACAGTATAGACCTGCACCGGCTGTTGCATTTTTTTCATCGAGGGGTCCTGCAGAGCTTACAGAAAACATTCTGAAG CCTGATATAATGGCTCCAGGAGTGGCCATTTTAGCTGCCATAGCTCCCAGGAATGAAAAAGGGACAGTCCCAAATGGGAAGAAGCCATCAAAATTTTCCATAAAATCCGGGACATCAATGGCTTGTCCACACGTAACGGGGGCTGCTGCATTCATCAAGTCAGTGCATCATCGATGGACTACTTCAATGATCAAATCAGCCCTTATGACAACAG CAACCGTTTACAACAACATGAAAAAGCCTTTGACAAACAGCTCTAACCACTTTGCAAATCCACACGAGGTGGGGGTCGGAGAAATAAACCCACTTAAAGCTCTTAACCCGGGACTAGTCTTCGAAACCACAACGGAAAACTATCTCGAATTCCTTTGCTATTACGGCTACCCAGAGAAGAACATAAGATTTATGTCAAACACAAAGTTCAACTGCCCTAAAATCTCCACTGAAGAACTCATCTCTAACATCAACTACCCCTCCATCTCCATTAGTAAGCTCAGCTGGCGCCAACCTGCAAAGGCTATTGAAAGAACTGTGACCAATGTTGGAGCCCGGAATTCTACGTACATTGCAAAGGTGCAGGCTCCAGTAGGATTAAAAGTCAAGGTACTTCCGGAGAAGTTGGTTTTTTCTGAGGGTGTGAGGAGAGTGTCTTTCCAAGTGTCATTTTACGGCAAGAAGGCTACCAGCGGCTACAATTTTGGGTCCATAATATGGTTTGATGGTCAACATTCAGTTCGTACTGTGTTTAGTGTGAATGTTGAATAA